The genomic region TCACACTCCCCTTCCCAATGCCATCGTAATGAGTACCATCTTCGGCGCGTCGCAGTTCAACAGCCCCCTTCAACTCGCCTAAATCATAGGAGCCAATGGAGTAACCGGAGGAAACGGAGATCAGGTTATTGACCTCCACAACATTATTAATGTGATATAGCTCTGAGTTCTTTATAATTCGCCGCAGCATGGCTTCTGCCGCATTACGATACTCATGAGGTGACTTTCCAAGCGCTTTATATGCCTGTCGGGTAGCCGCAATATGCGGATTTTGCACAATAGCATCCAATGTATATTCATCAGATAATTTAGCAATAGCACTATCAAAAATGTCGAGGAGTTTGGTAGAGCTGGGCTCTACAGTTACTTTGTAGTGCAAAATGCCAAGTACGGTTCCCGGACATACTATTTTGATTTCATCAGATATAGATATTTTCATTGTATCCTCCTACAGCTCAAACATTGTTTTTTCCTTGACCATATTGTAGAATAAATCTATCATAAAGTAAAACTAAGATTTGTTTGATTTATATTTAGTATGACTTAATGGAGGTATTTATGGAAAGTGCAAGATGCAAGGCTTTTTTGGCCGCTGTTGAAGCTGGGAGTTTTTCAAAAGCGGCAGAAGTTTTGAATTATACTCCCTCCGGGGTGAGTCAACTTGTTAATGCTCTTGAAAATGAACTAGGTTTTTCTCTGCTGCGCCGAAATAAAAAAGGGGTAATCCCAACCGAGAATGGAGAGAGAATTTTACCTGCTGTGCGGGAGTTTCTTTTGCAGGAAAATCGTATTTACCAACTTGCGGCTGAAATGAATGGCCTTCTGATAGGCA from Acetonema longum DSM 6540 harbors:
- a CDS encoding B3/4 domain-containing protein produces the protein MKISISDEIKIVCPGTVLGILHYKVTVEPSSTKLLDIFDSAIAKLSDEYTLDAIVQNPHIAATRQAYKALGKSPHEYRNAAEAMLRRIIKNSELYHINNVVEVNNLISVSSGYSIGSYDLGELKGAVELRRAEDGTHYDGIGKGSVNIEHLPVLYDDLGPFGNPSSDSCRAMIQSGNRNVISVFYSFDGRKGLKPWIEQFSANLEQYCGVRGIEIWIV